One stretch of Methyloversatilis sp. RAC08 DNA includes these proteins:
- a CDS encoding phosphomannomutase/phosphoglucomutase has product MSFPAPEIFKAYDIRGIVDKTLTAEAVRAIGHALGSEAVKRGQRTIAVGRDGRLSGPELAGALAAGINAAGVDVLDIGCVPTPLSYFAAFDLGTDSAVSVTGSHNPPDYNGLKMVLGGQTLYGDMIQDLRRRIIENDLVHGVGTTRHADVRDAYIARVTSDVKLKRPMKIVIDCGNGVAGDIGPKLFEALGCQVTPLFCEVDGHFPNHHPDPSKPENLEDLIRVLAAGDAEIGLAFDGDGDRLGVVTRDGEIIYPDRQLMLFAADVLSRQPGAQIVYDVKCTRLLAPWVREHGGEPVMWNTGHALIKAKLKQSGAALAGEMSGHMFFKERWFGFDDGLYAAARLLEILSASPDGNAVLKALPTAISTPELNLKMNEGEPHALIAEMQQSAVFDGAREIIKIDGLRVEYADGFGLMRASNTTPVVVLRFEADTDAALARIQADFRGVLLRARPELKLPF; this is encoded by the coding sequence ATGTCCTTCCCCGCACCAGAAATTTTCAAGGCCTACGACATCCGGGGCATCGTCGACAAGACGCTGACCGCGGAGGCGGTTCGCGCCATCGGCCACGCGCTCGGCTCCGAAGCCGTCAAGCGCGGCCAGCGCACGATCGCGGTCGGCCGTGACGGCCGGCTGTCGGGCCCCGAACTGGCGGGCGCACTGGCCGCCGGCATCAATGCCGCCGGCGTCGACGTGCTGGACATCGGCTGCGTGCCGACGCCGCTGTCGTACTTCGCCGCCTTTGATCTCGGCACCGACAGCGCGGTCAGCGTGACCGGCAGCCACAATCCGCCCGACTACAACGGCCTGAAAATGGTGCTCGGCGGCCAGACACTGTACGGCGACATGATCCAGGACCTGCGCCGGCGCATCATCGAGAACGATCTGGTGCATGGCGTGGGCACCACCCGCCATGCCGACGTTCGCGACGCCTACATCGCCCGCGTCACGTCCGACGTGAAGCTCAAGCGGCCGATGAAGATCGTCATCGACTGCGGCAACGGCGTGGCCGGCGACATCGGCCCGAAGCTGTTCGAAGCCCTGGGCTGCCAGGTGACGCCGCTGTTCTGCGAGGTCGACGGCCACTTCCCGAACCACCATCCGGATCCATCCAAGCCGGAAAACCTGGAAGACCTGATCCGCGTGCTGGCCGCGGGTGACGCCGAAATCGGCCTCGCCTTCGACGGCGACGGCGACCGCCTGGGCGTGGTCACGCGCGACGGCGAAATCATCTACCCCGACCGCCAGCTGATGCTGTTCGCGGCCGACGTGCTGTCCCGCCAGCCCGGTGCGCAGATCGTCTATGACGTTAAATGCACGCGCCTGCTCGCGCCCTGGGTGCGCGAACACGGCGGCGAGCCGGTCATGTGGAACACCGGTCACGCGCTGATCAAGGCCAAGCTCAAGCAGAGCGGCGCCGCACTTGCCGGCGAAATGAGCGGCCACATGTTCTTCAAGGAGCGCTGGTTCGGCTTCGACGATGGCCTGTACGCGGCCGCCCGACTGCTGGAAATCCTGTCTGCCTCGCCGGACGGCAACGCGGTGCTGAAGGCACTGCCGACCGCAATTTCGACGCCCGAGCTCAACCTCAAGATGAACGAGGGCGAGCCGCATGCGCTGATCGCCGAAATGCAGCAGTCGGCCGTGTTCGACGGCGCGCGCGAAATCATCAAGATCGACGGTCTGCGCGTCGAGTACGCCGACGGCTTCGGCCTGATGCGCGCCTCGAACACCACGCCAGTCGTCGTGCTGCGCTTCGAAGCCGACACCGACGCCGCGCTGGCCCGCATCCAGGCCGATTTCCGTGGCGTCCTGCTGCGCGCCCGACCGGAGCTGAAATTGCCGTTCTGA
- a CDS encoding electron transfer flavoprotein subunit alpha/FixB family protein gives MNILVIAEHDNAALRPATLNTIAAASKIGGDITVLVAGLGCAAAASAAAAVAGVTKVLTADAPQFEHALAEDVAALVLSLASGYTHLLAPASSFGKNFMPRVAALLDVAQVSDIVAVESADTFVRPIYAGNALATVQSRDAIKVITVRATAFDPATAAGGAAAIESIQPPAATGLATFVSQELSQSARPELGSARVVVSGGRGLGSGEAYHSVLEPLADKLGAALGASRAAVDSGYAPNDYQVGQTGKIVAPDLYIAVGLSGAIQHLAGMKESKVIVAINKDADAPIFQVADYGLVGDLFELVPKLVAELG, from the coding sequence ATGAACATTCTGGTCATTGCCGAACACGACAACGCCGCGCTGCGCCCGGCGACGCTGAACACGATCGCTGCCGCCTCGAAGATCGGCGGGGACATCACCGTGCTGGTCGCCGGCCTGGGCTGCGCCGCCGCAGCGAGCGCCGCGGCGGCTGTCGCTGGCGTCACGAAGGTGCTGACGGCCGACGCGCCGCAATTCGAACACGCGCTGGCGGAAGACGTGGCCGCGCTGGTGCTGTCGCTGGCGTCCGGCTACACCCACCTGCTGGCGCCGGCTAGCAGCTTCGGCAAGAATTTCATGCCGCGCGTCGCTGCGCTGCTCGATGTGGCGCAGGTGTCCGACATCGTCGCGGTCGAGTCGGCCGACACCTTCGTGCGCCCGATCTACGCCGGCAATGCGCTGGCCACGGTGCAGAGTCGTGACGCGATAAAGGTCATCACGGTGCGCGCGACCGCGTTCGACCCGGCGACGGCTGCCGGCGGCGCCGCCGCGATCGAATCCATCCAGCCACCGGCGGCGACCGGGCTGGCGACTTTCGTGTCGCAGGAACTGTCGCAGTCGGCGCGCCCCGAACTTGGATCGGCGCGGGTCGTCGTATCAGGAGGACGCGGGCTCGGCAGCGGCGAGGCCTACCACAGCGTGCTCGAACCGCTGGCCGACAAGCTCGGTGCCGCGCTCGGCGCCAGCCGCGCCGCGGTCGATTCGGGCTATGCACCCAACGACTATCAGGTCGGTCAGACCGGCAAGATCGTCGCACCCGATCTCTACATTGCCGTCGGTCTTTCGGGTGCCATACAGCATCTGGCCGGCATGAAGGAATCGAAAGTCATCGTCGCCATCAACAAGGACGCCGATGCGCCGATCTTCCAGGTCGCCGACTACGGCCTGGTGGGCGACCTGTTCGAACTGGTGCCCAAGCTGGTTGCGGAGCTGGGGTAG
- a CDS encoding DUF1223 domain-containing protein, producing the protein MSLRLATLTLLVATLAPIAHALTTPVAQTCQGTRSWVPVVELYTSQGCSSCPPADDWLRSLTQAADAQQVVPLAFHVDYWDYLGWRDPFSSGAHSARQRRLARAEGGSVVYTPQVRLSGDDFRGWRSADTVRAMLARKSPKPAGDVMLSLDVRSNVLKVDARTTLPGDAVGYVAVYERMLGSKISGGENAGRTLAHDFVVRTLIGPFAPDAQGRFNLMREIALDPSWKRADLGVALLQADADSGAARLGASLALCVAPERLSALTSSAPRR; encoded by the coding sequence ATGTCGCTGCGCCTTGCCACCCTCACCCTGCTCGTCGCCACCCTCGCACCGATCGCCCACGCCCTGACGACACCGGTTGCCCAGACCTGTCAAGGCACCCGCAGCTGGGTGCCGGTGGTCGAGCTCTACACTTCGCAGGGCTGCAGCAGTTGCCCGCCGGCCGACGACTGGCTGCGTTCGCTGACACAGGCCGCCGACGCGCAGCAGGTCGTGCCGCTCGCCTTCCATGTCGATTACTGGGACTACCTCGGCTGGCGTGACCCATTTTCGTCTGGCGCCCATTCGGCGCGACAGCGACGGTTGGCGCGGGCCGAAGGCGGCAGCGTGGTCTATACGCCGCAGGTCAGGCTGTCGGGCGACGACTTCCGCGGCTGGCGCTCGGCCGACACGGTGCGTGCAATGCTGGCGCGCAAGTCACCGAAGCCAGCCGGCGACGTGATGCTGTCGCTCGATGTGCGCAGCAATGTGCTCAAGGTCGATGCGCGCACCACGCTGCCCGGCGATGCGGTGGGTTATGTCGCCGTGTACGAACGCATGCTGGGGTCGAAGATTTCAGGTGGCGAAAATGCGGGACGCACGCTGGCACACGACTTCGTCGTGCGCACCCTGATCGGCCCGTTTGCACCCGACGCACAGGGCCGGTTCAACCTCATGCGCGAGATTGCGCTCGACCCGTCGTGGAAACGCGCCGACCTCGGCGTGGCACTGCTGCAGGCCGATGCCGATTCGGGCGCTGCACGGCTCGGCGCATCACTGGCCCTCTGCGTCGCACCCGAGCGCCTCAGCGCGCTGACTTCCAGCGCGCCACGCCGATGA
- a CDS encoding EAL and HDOD domain-containing protein, whose protein sequence is MSNNNTTSIFVGRQPILDRRGALYAYELLFRSGQMDHAEFSSDMSATARVITTVFNELGLENSLGNAFGFINVSEEMLMSEAIELLPPDKIVIELLETIPPTPVVIERARDLVAKGFRLALDDVLSLEDDFRPLIEIASFVKIDLLGVDPDTLPAIVNSFKPYKAKLLAEKVDSAEQAQRCNELGFAYFQGYFFARPSVLSTRALKSSETTLLRLLGLVMGDAETVAMEPLIKQEPALLVNLMRVSNSIGNGGRQISSAREAITLLGRTQLQRWLQLLLFCPQGGEQTGGPLLAMVATRARTMELLAERCDSRDCDPECAFLTGILSLLPALLGVRMDEILKTLAVAPSIQNALNDGSGNLGALLTLMRNWEDNALHEFALTLSRLPALGLTDFTNATSESMAWAATLGQ, encoded by the coding sequence ATGTCGAATAACAACACCACTTCCATCTTCGTCGGTCGCCAGCCCATCCTCGACCGGAGGGGCGCGCTGTACGCCTACGAACTGCTGTTCCGCTCAGGCCAGATGGATCATGCGGAATTCAGCAGCGACATGAGTGCAACCGCCCGCGTGATCACCACGGTGTTCAATGAGCTGGGTCTGGAAAATTCGCTCGGCAACGCCTTCGGTTTCATCAACGTCAGCGAAGAGATGCTGATGTCCGAAGCGATCGAGCTGCTGCCGCCGGACAAGATCGTCATCGAGCTTCTGGAAACGATCCCGCCGACACCAGTTGTTATCGAGCGCGCGCGCGACCTGGTGGCCAAGGGTTTCCGCCTGGCGCTCGACGACGTACTCAGCCTGGAAGACGACTTCCGGCCGCTGATCGAAATTGCGTCCTTCGTCAAGATCGACCTGCTGGGCGTCGATCCGGACACGCTGCCGGCCATCGTCAACAGCTTCAAACCCTACAAGGCGAAACTTCTGGCCGAAAAGGTCGACAGCGCCGAACAGGCCCAGCGCTGCAACGAACTGGGCTTTGCCTACTTCCAGGGTTACTTCTTCGCCCGCCCAAGCGTGCTGAGCACACGCGCGCTGAAATCGAGTGAAACGACGCTGCTGCGACTGCTTGGCCTGGTCATGGGCGACGCAGAAACAGTCGCAATGGAGCCGCTGATCAAGCAGGAACCGGCGCTGCTGGTGAACCTGATGCGGGTATCCAATTCTATCGGCAATGGCGGGCGCCAGATATCGTCCGCGCGCGAAGCCATCACGTTGCTTGGACGCACCCAATTGCAGCGCTGGCTGCAGCTGTTGCTGTTCTGCCCGCAAGGCGGCGAGCAGACCGGCGGCCCGCTGCTCGCCATGGTGGCCACCCGCGCCCGCACGATGGAGCTGCTGGCGGAAAGGTGCGACAGCCGTGACTGCGACCCCGAATGCGCCTTCCTGACCGGCATTCTTTCGCTGCTGCCGGCGCTGCTCGGCGTGCGGATGGACGAAATCCTGAAGACCCTGGCGGTGGCTCCCTCGATCCAGAATGCCCTGAATGATGGCTCGGGCAACCTCGGTGCGCTGCTCACGCTGATGCGCAACTGGGAGGACAACGCGCTGCACGAGTTCGCGCTTACGCTCAGTCGATTGCCGGCGCTTGGTCTGACCGATTTCACGAACGCCACCTCCGAATCCATGGCCTGGGCGGCAACGCTCGGCCAATGA
- the ylqF gene encoding ribosome biogenesis GTPase YlqF has product MSIQWFPGHMTAARKHATDAMKSVDVVVEVLDARLPDASSNPLIHAIRTHRNRPCLKLLNKADLADPEATAAWLKHFNAQPNTKAVSISARKPGDAKRIEQLAQSLAPHRDDNLKPLRLIIMGIPNVGKSTLMNALVKKHVAATGDEPAITKSIQRIHLTPRLTLYDTPGLMWPKIEHESDGLMLAASHAIGRNAIIDEEVATFLGNLLQAKYPALMTARYGCTPDMDGVSVIQHIAARRGYRIKGGAPDYEKASFTLLQDYRDGAIGRVSLETPESRAKMLAADRAAKAEKARQKAPDDDTTTAD; this is encoded by the coding sequence ATGTCCATCCAGTGGTTCCCCGGTCACATGACCGCCGCGCGCAAGCACGCGACCGACGCGATGAAGTCGGTCGACGTGGTGGTCGAGGTGCTCGACGCCCGCCTACCCGACGCGAGCAGCAATCCGCTGATCCACGCCATCCGCACGCATCGCAACCGGCCTTGCCTGAAGCTGCTTAACAAGGCGGATCTGGCCGATCCGGAGGCGACGGCGGCCTGGCTGAAGCATTTCAACGCACAGCCGAACACGAAGGCGGTGTCGATTTCGGCGCGCAAGCCGGGCGACGCGAAACGCATCGAGCAGCTTGCGCAGTCGCTCGCACCGCACCGCGACGACAACCTCAAACCGCTGCGCCTCATCATCATGGGCATCCCCAACGTCGGCAAATCGACGCTGATGAATGCGCTGGTGAAGAAGCACGTGGCCGCGACCGGCGACGAGCCGGCCATCACCAAGAGCATCCAGCGCATCCACCTGACGCCGCGGCTGACGCTGTACGACACGCCAGGCCTGATGTGGCCGAAGATCGAACATGAAAGCGATGGCCTGATGCTGGCGGCCAGCCACGCCATCGGCCGCAACGCAATCATCGACGAAGAGGTCGCGACCTTTCTCGGCAACCTGCTGCAGGCGAAGTACCCGGCGCTGATGACTGCCCGATACGGCTGCACGCCGGACATGGATGGCGTGTCGGTCATCCAGCACATCGCGGCGCGGCGCGGCTACCGCATCAAGGGCGGCGCGCCGGATTACGAAAAGGCGTCGTTCACCCTGCTGCAGGACTACCGCGACGGCGCCATCGGCCGCGTCAGCCTGGAAACGCCCGAATCGCGCGCGAAGATGCTGGCCGCCGACCGCGCGGCCAAGGCAGAGAAGGCGCGCCAGAAGGCGCCGGACGACGACACCACGACTGCAGACTGA
- a CDS encoding BLUF domain-containing protein gives MLVRLIYASRVQPDVGPGDIDQILQVSQANNARDGITGALCYTGSVFLQCLEGGRDQVNAAYHRIVADARHSDPLLLGLREIAQRDFTEWGMGYVGYTAENRALFLKYCPRPEFDPYTMSGASVEALFQALIGVARWKSAR, from the coding sequence ATGCTAGTCCGACTGATCTACGCCAGCCGCGTCCAGCCCGACGTCGGGCCAGGCGACATCGACCAGATCCTGCAGGTGTCGCAGGCGAACAATGCACGCGACGGCATCACCGGCGCGCTGTGCTACACCGGCAGCGTGTTCCTGCAATGTCTGGAAGGCGGCCGCGATCAGGTGAATGCGGCCTATCACCGCATCGTCGCCGATGCGCGGCACAGCGATCCGCTGCTGCTGGGGCTCAGGGAGATCGCACAACGCGACTTCACCGAGTGGGGCATGGGCTATGTCGGCTACACCGCCGAGAACCGGGCGCTGTTCCTGAAATACTGTCCGCGCCCGGAATTCGATCCTTACACCATGTCCGGCGCGTCGGTCGAGGCGCTGTTTCAGGCGCTCATCGGCGTGGCGCGCTGGAAGTCAGCGCGCTGA
- a CDS encoding acyl-CoA dehydrogenase, protein MSEYIAPLRDMRFALELAGLAEVVALPGLEDSSPDVVDAVLDEAARFTSEVLSPLNWIGDRAGATLGEDGRVTLPEGFTGAYRQYAENGWNGMGCDPAHGGAGMPHVVVAMIQEMVMGANMAFSLCPLLTAGAIEALSLCGSDAQKHLYLDKMVSGEWTGTMNLTEPQAGSDLAAVRTRAEPQADGSYRVFGQKIYITFGEHELADNIVHLVLARTPGAPEGMKGISLFIVPKFVPDADGKPGARNDVRCVSLEHKLGIHASPTCVMAYGDDGGAIGWLCGDENRGIEYMFIMMNAARYAVGLQGIAVAERALQAALGYARERVQGTEAGVKSGERVAIIRHPDVRRMLMLMKSQVEAMRALAAVTAAALDRAEHDPDPEARARAQGFVELMIPLVKGWSTETSIDIASLGIQVHGGMGYVEETGAAQYLRDARITTIYEGTTAIQANDLVGRKIARDGGAAARAVIADMHAQCAALDATGDAALALIAAALRDAAQALERGVGFVVEHFRSDVRAVLAGAVPLLGLFGRAAGGWQMARAALLSHRHLAGGSDDAAFHRAKIASARFYADHVLSQCAGLAHVVCQGAAATLDESLD, encoded by the coding sequence ATGAGTGAATACATCGCCCCGCTGCGCGACATGCGTTTCGCGCTCGAACTGGCCGGGCTGGCCGAAGTGGTGGCGCTGCCCGGGCTGGAGGATTCGAGCCCCGACGTGGTCGATGCCGTGCTCGACGAGGCGGCGCGCTTCACCTCCGAAGTGCTGTCGCCGCTGAACTGGATCGGCGACCGGGCCGGCGCCACGCTGGGCGAAGACGGGCGCGTAACGCTGCCGGAGGGCTTTACCGGCGCCTACCGGCAGTACGCGGAAAACGGCTGGAACGGCATGGGCTGCGACCCGGCGCACGGCGGCGCCGGCATGCCGCATGTGGTGGTCGCGATGATCCAGGAAATGGTGATGGGCGCGAACATGGCGTTTTCGCTCTGTCCGCTGCTGACCGCCGGCGCCATCGAAGCGCTGTCGCTGTGCGGCTCGGACGCACAGAAGCACCTGTACCTGGACAAGATGGTGAGCGGCGAATGGACCGGCACCATGAACCTGACCGAGCCGCAGGCCGGCTCCGACCTCGCCGCCGTGCGCACCCGCGCCGAGCCGCAGGCCGACGGCAGCTATCGGGTTTTCGGCCAGAAGATCTACATCACCTTCGGCGAGCACGAACTGGCCGACAACATCGTGCATCTGGTGCTGGCGCGCACGCCGGGTGCACCCGAGGGCATGAAGGGTATTTCGCTGTTCATCGTGCCCAAGTTCGTTCCGGATGCCGACGGCAAGCCGGGCGCGCGCAACGATGTGCGCTGCGTGTCGCTGGAACACAAGCTGGGCATCCATGCCAGTCCGACCTGTGTCATGGCCTACGGCGACGACGGCGGTGCGATCGGCTGGCTGTGCGGCGACGAGAATCGCGGCATCGAGTACATGTTCATCATGATGAATGCCGCGCGCTACGCGGTTGGCCTGCAGGGCATCGCGGTGGCCGAGCGCGCCCTGCAGGCCGCGCTGGGCTACGCGCGAGAGCGGGTGCAGGGCACCGAAGCCGGTGTGAAGTCGGGCGAACGCGTGGCCATCATCCGCCACCCGGATGTGCGCCGCATGTTGATGCTGATGAAGTCGCAGGTCGAGGCGATGCGCGCGCTCGCCGCCGTGACTGCGGCGGCACTGGACCGCGCCGAACATGATCCCGACCCGGAGGCGCGCGCTCGCGCTCAGGGTTTCGTCGAACTGATGATTCCGCTGGTCAAGGGCTGGAGCACCGAAACGTCCATCGACATCGCATCGCTGGGCATACAGGTGCACGGCGGCATGGGCTATGTCGAGGAAACCGGTGCCGCGCAGTACTTGCGCGACGCGCGCATCACCACGATCTACGAAGGCACGACCGCCATCCAGGCCAACGATCTGGTCGGCCGCAAGATTGCGCGTGACGGCGGTGCCGCAGCCCGCGCGGTGATCGCCGACATGCATGCACAGTGTGCTGCGCTGGACGCGACCGGTGATGCGGCGCTTGCCTTGATCGCTGCCGCCCTGCGCGACGCAGCGCAGGCGCTGGAGCGCGGCGTGGGCTTCGTCGTCGAACACTTCCGCAGCGATGTGCGCGCCGTGCTGGCCGGTGCGGTGCCGCTGCTCGGCCTGTTCGGCCGCGCCGCCGGCGGCTGGCAGATGGCGCGCGCGGCGCTGCTGTCGCACCGTCATCTGGCCGGCGGCAGCGACGACGCAGCCTTCCATCGCGCCAAGATCGCCAGCGCCCGCTTCTACGCCGACCATGTGCTGAGCCAGTGCGCCGGTCTGGCGCACGTCGTGTGTCAGGGTGCGGCCGCTACGCTGGACGAGTCGCTGGACTGA
- a CDS encoding electron transfer flavoprotein subunit beta/FixA family protein — MKVLVPVKRVIDYNVKIRVAADGSGVETANVKMSMNPFDEIAVEEAVRLREAGVVTEVIAVSCGIAACQDTLRAAMAIGADRAILVGTEVELQPLAVAKLLAAVAKREAPQLIFCGKQAIDDDANQTGQMLAALLGWGQATFASKVQVADGRAVVTREIDGGLETVSVALPALISTDLRLNEPRYASLPNIMKAKKKPLDTLTPDELGVDVTPRLTTLRVAEPPKRQAGVKVADVAELVAKLRNEAKVLR; from the coding sequence ATGAAGGTACTGGTTCCGGTCAAGCGGGTGATTGATTACAACGTGAAGATTCGCGTGGCAGCCGACGGCAGCGGCGTGGAAACCGCCAATGTGAAGATGTCGATGAATCCGTTCGACGAAATCGCGGTGGAAGAGGCGGTGCGGCTGCGCGAGGCGGGCGTGGTGACCGAAGTCATCGCGGTGTCCTGCGGCATCGCGGCCTGCCAGGACACCTTGCGTGCCGCGATGGCCATCGGCGCCGACCGCGCCATTCTGGTCGGTACGGAGGTCGAACTGCAGCCGCTGGCGGTGGCCAAGCTGCTCGCCGCCGTGGCGAAACGCGAAGCGCCGCAGTTGATCTTCTGCGGCAAGCAGGCCATCGACGACGACGCGAACCAGACCGGTCAGATGCTGGCCGCGCTGCTCGGCTGGGGTCAGGCGACCTTTGCGTCGAAGGTGCAGGTGGCCGACGGTCGCGCCGTGGTGACGCGCGAAATCGACGGCGGGCTGGAAACGGTCAGCGTTGCGCTGCCGGCGCTGATCAGCACCGATCTGCGCCTGAACGAGCCGCGCTACGCCAGTCTGCCCAACATCATGAAGGCGAAGAAGAAGCCGCTCGACACGCTGACGCCAGACGAACTGGGCGTGGACGTGACGCCGCGCCTGACGACGCTGCGCGTTGCCGAACCGCCCAAGCGGCAGGCCGGTGTGAAGGTGGCCGACGTCGCCGAACTGGTCGCGAAGCTTCGCAACGAAGCCAAAGTGCTGCGCTGA
- a CDS encoding HDOD domain-containing protein, whose amino-acid sequence MNAMERIFSATAQLPVIPRVVQKMIDTLKHEDADLQPLIADIRLDPVISARVLRIANSGFYGSRRTVGSIDDAVRLVGTRVLRTLVISAGVSSAFPKVPGVDLKDFWRHALMTASANALLARHAGENADNAYVSGLMHRLGQLMIHIAFPRLAEEIARDCDGLSIGERAAVEHLKLHTNHCEVGAELAARWNFPDDVALAMQYYCQPHHDSATRLARLTNVAAQIATEIDDDVKPEDIAGHLNRSITDLCGLDRTAILPDIEYCAEHAAEAELAL is encoded by the coding sequence ATGAACGCAATGGAACGCATCTTCAGCGCCACCGCCCAACTCCCGGTCATTCCGCGGGTGGTGCAGAAGATGATCGACACCCTCAAGCATGAAGATGCCGACCTGCAGCCGCTGATCGCCGATATCCGGCTCGACCCGGTCATCAGCGCGCGCGTGCTGCGCATTGCCAATTCGGGCTTCTACGGCAGCCGCCGCACGGTGGGTTCGATCGACGATGCAGTCCGCCTGGTCGGTACGCGCGTGCTGCGCACGCTGGTCATTTCGGCCGGCGTCAGCAGCGCATTTCCCAAGGTACCCGGTGTCGACCTGAAGGACTTCTGGCGCCACGCGCTGATGACCGCCAGCGCCAACGCGCTGCTGGCACGCCATGCCGGCGAGAATGCCGACAACGCCTACGTCTCCGGCCTGATGCACCGGCTGGGCCAGCTGATGATCCACATCGCCTTTCCGCGTCTTGCCGAGGAAATCGCTCGTGACTGTGATGGTCTCAGTATCGGCGAGCGCGCGGCCGTCGAGCACCTCAAGCTGCACACCAACCATTGCGAAGTGGGTGCCGAACTTGCGGCGCGCTGGAATTTTCCGGATGACGTCGCCCTGGCGATGCAGTACTACTGCCAGCCGCATCACGACAGCGCCACGCGCCTCGCGCGACTGACCAATGTCGCGGCCCAGATCGCGACGGAAATCGATGACGACGTGAAGCCCGAGGACATCGCCGGGCACCTGAACCGCAGCATCACCGACCTGTGCGGCCTCGACCGCACGGCCATCCTGCCCGACATCGAGTACTGCGCGGAACACGCGGCGGAAGCAGAACTGGCGCTCTGA
- a CDS encoding TetR/AcrR family transcriptional regulator: MPEPETLAPRPQMDRDTWLSAATQTLADSGVDAVKVESLARQLGLTKGSFYWHFRDRRALLDALLDHWRVGRIYDITQRTQCAPGHEIAQLHHVIDTYSLARNQRGMRVELAIRDWARHDAAAQSVIDAVDAVRLDCATTLFVAAGHDADEAASRSLLLYAYVFGLGMMDGEREALRPAVSRTFIARLITGG, encoded by the coding sequence ATGCCCGAACCCGAAACCCTCGCTCCGCGCCCACAGATGGATCGCGATACCTGGCTGAGCGCCGCCACCCAGACGCTGGCCGACAGCGGTGTCGACGCAGTCAAGGTCGAAAGCCTTGCGCGCCAGCTCGGGCTGACCAAGGGCAGCTTCTACTGGCACTTCCGGGACCGGCGTGCCCTGCTCGACGCGCTGCTCGATCACTGGCGGGTCGGGCGCATCTACGACATCACGCAGCGCACGCAATGTGCGCCCGGGCACGAGATCGCGCAACTTCACCACGTGATCGACACCTACAGCCTGGCCCGCAACCAGCGCGGCATGCGCGTTGAGCTGGCGATCCGCGACTGGGCGCGCCACGACGCAGCGGCGCAGTCGGTGATCGACGCCGTCGACGCGGTGCGCCTCGACTGCGCCACCACCCTGTTCGTCGCCGCAGGGCACGACGCCGACGAAGCCGCCAGCCGCAGTCTGCTGCTGTACGCCTACGTGTTCGGCCTCGGCATGATGGACGGCGAACGCGAGGCGCTGCGCCCGGCCGTCTCGCGAACCTTCATCGCGCGCCTGATCACCGGCGGATGA